A single region of the Vicia villosa cultivar HV-30 ecotype Madison, WI unplaced genomic scaffold, Vvil1.0 ctg.000960F_1_1_1, whole genome shotgun sequence genome encodes:
- the LOC131632555 gene encoding uncharacterized protein LOC131632555: MEDVKLTFFNLRMILFWLEKALGSMWAIMSVPKAFELVSGLGINYHKSKLIGINTSTDFLDVVAYVLSCKVEACNFTFLGIPIGANLRKHLTWVPLLNKMKKRLSGWKNHFLNLGGRITLLKSILCAISIFTMSFYKMPSRVVKELTSIQGKFLWGFGGKDKDSLDELKEGVYSS, encoded by the coding sequence ATGGAAGATGTCAAGTtgacattcttcaatttgcggatgatactcttTTGGTTGGAGAAGGCTCTTGGAAGCATGTGGGCTATTATGTCGGTGCcgaaagcctttgagcttgtttcaGGTCTTGGCATTAACTATCATAAAAGTAAGTTGATTGGCATCAACACTAGTACCGATTTTCTGGATGTCGTGGCTTATGTGCTCTCTTGTAAGGTGGAAGCTTGTAACTTTACTTTTCTTGGAATTCCTATTGGTGCTAATCTGAGAAAACATTTGACATGGGTTCCTCTTTTGAATAAGATGAAGAAACGTCTTTCGGGTTGGAAAAATCATTTTCTTAATCTTGGCGGTAGGATTACTCTCTTGAAGTCCATCCTTTGTGCTATTTCTATATTCACTATGTCTTTCTACAAGATGCCATCGAGGGTTGTCAAAGAGCTTACGAGTATTCAAGGCAAATTCTTATGGGGGTTCGGAGGGAAAGATAAAGATTCATTGGATGAGTTGAAAGAAGGTGTGTATTCCTCGTGA